In Saccharothrix syringae, the following are encoded in one genomic region:
- a CDS encoding MFS transporter codes for MTTTAAVPLWRNGDFRLVWAGQALSGFGNGVSQLAYPLLVLAITGSPAAAGALAAVRALPHLLFGLVAGALVDRWNRKRTMIACDLLRALTMATVPAALLAGALTAAHVFAVGFAGGVLYVFFSAAEGACLPNVVRGDQLTAAVSAQETAQSACGVVAGSVGGALLQVSRGLPFLVDALTFLASALCLSFVRGDFRAEGAPPRRTGPLRAEVAEGVRRLWGHPGLRLVALTAAGLQIAVSGVALVAIVVARDSGASAAVIGVLFSALGVGGVVGAVLAPRLRNRLGLGGLLLSVLWCQAALWLLLAFSTSPVAIGVVLALFTVSMPCFGIAALSFQLEVTPDELRGRVGTAFSVLIWAATPVGGAAAGVLLDLVTPRATALVFAAWVVVLAAGTTWTGVLRGLDAPA; via the coding sequence GTGACGACCACCGCGGCGGTCCCGCTGTGGCGCAACGGGGACTTCCGGCTGGTGTGGGCCGGGCAGGCGCTGTCCGGGTTCGGCAACGGCGTCTCGCAGCTGGCCTACCCCCTGCTGGTGCTGGCGATCACCGGTTCACCCGCGGCGGCGGGCGCGCTGGCGGCGGTCCGCGCGCTGCCCCACCTGTTGTTCGGCCTGGTCGCCGGCGCGCTGGTCGACCGGTGGAACCGCAAGCGCACCATGATCGCGTGCGACCTGCTCCGCGCGCTGACCATGGCGACCGTCCCGGCGGCCCTGCTGGCCGGCGCGCTCACCGCCGCGCACGTGTTCGCGGTGGGTTTCGCCGGCGGCGTGCTCTACGTCTTCTTCAGCGCGGCCGAGGGTGCGTGCCTGCCCAACGTGGTGCGCGGGGACCAGTTGACCGCCGCGGTGTCCGCGCAGGAGACGGCGCAGTCGGCGTGCGGCGTGGTCGCCGGGTCGGTCGGCGGCGCCCTGCTCCAGGTCTCCCGAGGTCTGCCGTTCCTGGTCGACGCGCTGACCTTCCTCGCGTCGGCGCTGTGCCTGTCGTTCGTGCGCGGCGACTTCCGCGCCGAGGGGGCACCGCCGCGGCGGACCGGTCCACTGCGCGCCGAGGTCGCCGAGGGCGTGCGCCGGCTGTGGGGCCACCCCGGGCTGAGGCTGGTCGCGCTCACCGCCGCGGGCCTCCAGATCGCCGTGTCCGGGGTCGCGCTGGTGGCGATCGTCGTCGCCCGCGACTCGGGCGCCTCGGCCGCGGTGATCGGCGTCCTGTTCTCCGCGCTCGGCGTCGGCGGTGTCGTCGGCGCCGTGCTGGCGCCCCGGCTGCGGAACCGGCTCGGCCTCGGCGGCCTGCTGTTGTCCGTGCTGTGGTGCCAGGCCGCCCTGTGGCTGCTGCTGGCGTTCTCGACCTCGCCGGTCGCGATCGGTGTGGTGCTGGCGCTGTTCACGGTGTCCATGCCTTGCTTCGGCATCGCCGCCCTCAGCTTCCAGCTGGAGGTCACGCCCGACGAACTGCGCGGCCGGGTCGGCACGGCCTTCAGTGTGCTGATCTGGGCCGCCACGCCGGTCGGCGGCGCCGCGGCCGGCGTGCTGCTGGACCTCGTCACGCCCCGCGCCACGGCCCTGGTCTTCGCCGCGTGGGTGGTGGTGCTGGCCGCGGGCACGACGTGGACGGGCGTGCTGCGCGGACTCGACGCACCGGCTTGA
- a CDS encoding nSTAND1 domain-containing NTPase, whose amino-acid sequence MRVADHGDPVAAVYTKKDFGRVLTALREATGLTVRDLARRVGVPFGTLSGWCTGRHVPTLSQRELFLRLLAECGVTDERRVADWVECWLRLRRPLGQRRTDARVPYRGLEPFGTDDAAWFFGRSRLTGVLARRVTADRPGLVVAVGASGSGKSSLLRAGLLPALRGDGPGRVLTPGPRPLAALASQLALLGDAAADEVEAELRDDPGRAARRLRGGLPGSALLVVDQVEEVFTAAGDDPGEQAAFVAALHGLAEPGPGALRVVAAMRADFYPDALRLPLLAEALQDGQVAVGPMTEEEMREAITGPARLAGAEVENGLVDVLLRDLAPGGARRDGGPLPLLSHVLLATWEHAGGTTLRIADYEATGGVHGAVAKTADDIFADLSEADRELVRTLFPRLVHVGDGTPDTRRRVPLDELPGEGRDERVREVLGRFVDRRLITADVDGVEISHEALIDSWPRLREWIDLDRAGHRLRRGLTEAARAWQESGRHPDTLYRGVRLDAVVEWGARPGNRALLNREEREFVDAGVRAERAERVRERRRTRTLRRLAAALAVLLLLAGVTAVHSVGQSRRADRQRDVAVSRQIAGTATRLAESDPALAAQLAVAAHRVAPTLEATSGLLAAASRPAVGRLVRPNRARQAVVVDPAGTLLAAAGATDFDTEVQLWDVRARPVLLPTRLAGHTDAVYAAAFSPDGRVLATGSADRTVRLWDVADPARPGPLGAPLTGPGERVLAVAFSPDGTRLAVGGGDRALRLWDVRDPAAPVPGPVLTGASGALQGIAFTPDGATVAAADAGGAVRLWDVGTGAALGAPLAVPSRVNAVAVSPDGRTLAAGANDATVRLWRLDDRAAPTPLDPLTGAAGWVNAVAFSPDGGSLAGADAGGEVTVWDLADRDTRRALPHPGPATAVAFRAGVLYTNATDGVARRWLVPGPVLPAADRQVTGLAFTPDRALLFDGGTDVRLWDLADRDHPVRRGPVLTAPADSDRMAGTLSLSPDGRTLAAAARAGNAILLWDVADPLRPRPRPTRLTGHTALVEDVRFGHRGGLLASAGDDGTVRLWDASEGASPAALAVLEPRTGFVYAVAFTPDDRVLAAVTQGGRVALWDVADPRAPRALGEPLAVAREDARSVAISPDGRTLAVGTAGGAVQLWDVSDPAAPTRSGEPITGPEGTVLSLAFDPGGALLAGGASAGRTWLWRLADRSPVAILQGAASATWATRFTPDGTLLASTSGDVHLWEVDAGRAVRRICAGAGDGITAAEWAKHVPDVPYEPVCPQAG is encoded by the coding sequence GTGCGCGTTGCGGACCACGGCGACCCGGTCGCCGCCGTCTACACCAAGAAGGACTTCGGGCGCGTCCTGACCGCCCTGCGCGAGGCGACCGGCCTGACCGTGCGCGACCTCGCCCGCCGCGTGGGCGTGCCGTTCGGGACGCTCAGCGGCTGGTGCACCGGCAGGCACGTGCCGACGCTGTCCCAGAGGGAGCTGTTCCTGCGGCTGCTCGCCGAGTGCGGGGTGACCGACGAGCGCCGCGTCGCCGACTGGGTGGAGTGCTGGTTGCGGCTGCGCAGGCCCCTGGGGCAGCGGCGGACCGACGCCCGGGTGCCCTACCGGGGGCTCGAACCCTTCGGGACCGACGACGCCGCCTGGTTCTTCGGCCGGTCGCGGCTGACCGGGGTGCTGGCGCGCCGGGTCACCGCGGACCGGCCGGGGCTGGTGGTCGCGGTCGGCGCGTCGGGGTCGGGGAAGTCCTCGCTGCTGCGGGCCGGCCTGCTGCCCGCGCTGCGCGGCGACGGCCCCGGCCGGGTGCTCACCCCCGGTCCGCGCCCCCTGGCGGCGCTGGCCTCCCAGCTCGCCCTGCTCGGCGACGCGGCGGCCGACGAGGTCGAGGCCGAGCTGCGCGACGACCCCGGCCGCGCGGCCCGCCGGCTGCGCGGCGGCCTGCCCGGTTCGGCGCTGCTGGTCGTGGACCAGGTGGAGGAGGTGTTCACCGCGGCCGGGGACGACCCGGGCGAGCAGGCCGCGTTCGTCGCCGCCCTGCACGGGCTCGCCGAACCGGGTCCCGGCGCGCTGCGGGTGGTCGCGGCGATGCGCGCGGACTTCTACCCGGACGCGTTGCGCCTGCCGCTGCTCGCCGAGGCGTTGCAGGACGGCCAGGTCGCGGTGGGGCCGATGACCGAGGAGGAGATGCGGGAGGCCATCACCGGGCCGGCGCGCCTGGCGGGCGCGGAGGTGGAGAACGGGCTGGTGGACGTGCTGCTGCGCGACCTCGCCCCGGGAGGTGCGCGCCGGGACGGCGGGCCGCTGCCGCTGCTGTCCCACGTCCTGCTCGCCACGTGGGAGCACGCGGGCGGCACCACCCTGCGCATCGCGGACTACGAGGCGACCGGTGGCGTCCACGGCGCGGTGGCCAAGACCGCCGACGACATCTTCGCCGACCTGTCCGAGGCCGACCGGGAGCTGGTCCGGACCCTGTTCCCGAGGCTGGTGCACGTCGGGGACGGCACCCCCGACACGCGCCGGCGGGTGCCCCTGGACGAACTGCCGGGCGAGGGCCGCGACGAGCGGGTGCGGGAGGTGCTCGGCCGCTTCGTCGACCGCCGCCTGATCACCGCCGACGTCGACGGCGTCGAGATCAGCCACGAGGCGCTGATCGACTCCTGGCCCCGGCTGCGGGAGTGGATCGACCTCGACCGGGCGGGCCACCGGCTGCGCCGCGGGCTCACCGAGGCCGCCAGGGCCTGGCAGGAGAGCGGTCGCCACCCGGACACCCTGTACCGGGGCGTGCGGCTGGACGCGGTCGTGGAGTGGGGTGCCCGGCCGGGCAACCGCGCCCTGCTCAACCGGGAGGAGCGGGAGTTCGTCGACGCGGGCGTGCGCGCCGAGCGGGCGGAGCGGGTGCGCGAGCGGCGCCGGACCCGCACCCTGCGCAGGCTCGCCGCCGCGCTCGCCGTCCTGCTCCTGCTGGCGGGCGTCACCGCCGTCCACTCGGTCGGGCAGAGCCGTCGAGCCGACCGGCAGCGCGACGTGGCGGTGTCCCGGCAGATCGCGGGCACCGCGACCAGGCTCGCCGAGAGCGACCCCGCGCTGGCCGCGCAGCTCGCGGTCGCGGCGCACCGCGTCGCCCCGACCCTGGAGGCCACCTCCGGCCTGCTCGCCGCCGCGTCCCGCCCGGCCGTCGGCCGGCTGGTGCGGCCGAACCGGGCCAGGCAGGCCGTCGTCGTCGACCCGGCGGGCACCCTGCTCGCCGCGGCGGGGGCCACCGACTTCGACACCGAGGTGCAGCTGTGGGACGTGCGAGCGCGCCCGGTGCTGCTGCCCACCCGGCTCGCCGGGCACACCGACGCGGTCTACGCGGCCGCGTTCTCCCCGGACGGCCGCGTGCTGGCCACCGGTTCGGCCGACCGGACCGTGCGGCTGTGGGACGTCGCCGACCCCGCGCGGCCCGGACCGCTCGGCGCGCCGCTGACCGGGCCGGGGGAGCGGGTCCTCGCGGTCGCCTTCAGCCCCGACGGCACCCGGCTCGCGGTGGGCGGCGGTGACCGGGCGCTGCGGCTGTGGGACGTGCGCGACCCGGCGGCGCCCGTGCCGGGCCCGGTGCTGACCGGCGCCTCGGGTGCCCTGCAGGGCATCGCCTTCACCCCGGACGGCGCCACCGTCGCGGCCGCCGACGCCGGTGGCGCGGTCCGGCTGTGGGACGTCGGGACCGGGGCGGCGCTCGGCGCGCCGCTGGCCGTGCCCAGCCGCGTCAACGCGGTCGCCGTCAGCCCGGACGGCCGCACGCTCGCCGCGGGCGCCAACGACGCCACCGTGCGGCTGTGGCGGCTGGACGACCGCGCCGCGCCGACCCCGCTCGACCCGCTGACCGGCGCGGCGGGCTGGGTCAACGCGGTCGCCTTCAGCCCCGACGGCGGGTCGCTGGCGGGCGCCGACGCGGGCGGCGAGGTCACCGTGTGGGACCTGGCCGACCGCGACACCCGGCGCGCCCTGCCCCACCCCGGACCGGCGACGGCGGTGGCGTTCCGCGCCGGCGTCCTCTACACCAACGCCACCGACGGCGTCGCCCGCCGCTGGCTCGTGCCCGGCCCCGTCCTGCCCGCCGCGGACCGGCAGGTCACCGGCCTCGCCTTCACCCCGGACCGGGCGCTGCTGTTCGACGGCGGCACCGACGTGCGGCTGTGGGACCTCGCCGACCGCGACCACCCGGTCCGCCGGGGCCCGGTGCTGACCGCGCCCGCGGACTCCGACCGGATGGCGGGCACCCTCTCGCTCAGCCCGGACGGCCGCACGCTCGCCGCCGCCGCCCGGGCGGGCAACGCGATCCTGCTCTGGGACGTCGCCGACCCGCTCCGGCCGCGCCCGCGCCCCACCCGGCTCACCGGGCACACCGCGCTCGTCGAGGACGTCCGGTTCGGCCACCGGGGCGGGTTGCTGGCGAGCGCGGGCGACGACGGCACGGTCCGGCTGTGGGACGCCTCCGAGGGTGCCTCCCCCGCCGCGCTGGCCGTGCTCGAACCGCGCACCGGGTTCGTCTACGCCGTCGCGTTCACCCCGGACGACCGGGTGCTGGCCGCGGTCACCCAGGGCGGCCGGGTCGCGCTGTGGGACGTTGCCGACCCCCGCGCGCCCCGTGCGCTGGGCGAGCCGCTGGCGGTGGCGCGGGAGGACGCGCGCAGCGTCGCGATCAGCCCGGACGGGCGCACGCTCGCGGTCGGCACCGCGGGCGGCGCCGTGCAGCTGTGGGACGTCTCCGACCCCGCCGCCCCCACCAGGTCGGGCGAGCCGATCACCGGGCCGGAGGGCACCGTGCTCTCCCTGGCCTTCGACCCCGGCGGCGCGCTGCTGGCGGGTGGCGCGAGCGCCGGGCGGACCTGGCTGTGGCGGCTGGCCGACCGGTCGCCGGTGGCGATCCTCCAGGGCGCCGCGTCCGCGACCTGGGCGACCCGGTTCACCCCGGACGGCACGCTGCTCGCGTCGACCAGCGGTGACGTGCACCTGTGGGAGGTCGACGCGGGGCGGGCGGTGCGCCGGATCTGCGCCGGCGCCGGGGACGGGATCACCGCGGCCGAGTGGGCCAAGCACGTCCCCGACGTGCCGTACGAGCCGGTCTGCCCGCAGGCCGGGTGA
- a CDS encoding aminotransferase class V-fold PLP-dependent enzyme yields MSFRHGLDNFPERFQMGVADLEHATRAREAIARYTGTAPGQVALTDSTTMGLGLVYRGLRLRPGDEVLTTTHDFFSTFEALRLRAAADGAEVRRITLYEDPAAVSADQLVDRLRQAIGDRTRALALTWVHSNSGVMLPIRAVADLVAEVNADRDEDARVLLCVDGVQGFGVEDVDVAALGVDFFITGTHKWLFGPRGTGFVWGADHAWARLDATIPSFSFPAFTGWHTAEAPRGEPGVLHTPGGYHSFENRWALPVAFEFHEAIGRARIAERVKVQAAQLKEGLAGLPHVRLLTPRAEDLSSGLVCCRVDGMREDEVTNRLLTEHRISAGVSPHRDTCVRLGPSIVTTPDEVDRLVRAVASLR; encoded by the coding sequence GTGTCATTTCGGCACGGCCTGGACAACTTCCCCGAGCGCTTCCAGATGGGCGTCGCCGACCTGGAGCACGCCACGCGGGCCCGCGAGGCCATCGCGCGCTACACGGGCACCGCCCCGGGGCAGGTGGCGCTGACCGACAGCACCACCATGGGCCTCGGCCTGGTCTACCGGGGGCTGCGCCTGCGACCGGGGGACGAGGTCCTGACCACCACGCACGACTTCTTCTCCACCTTCGAGGCCCTGCGCCTGCGCGCGGCCGCCGACGGCGCGGAGGTCCGCCGCATCACCCTCTACGAGGACCCGGCGGCGGTGTCCGCGGACCAGCTCGTCGACCGGCTCCGGCAGGCGATCGGCGACCGCACCAGGGCGCTCGCGCTGACCTGGGTGCACTCCAACAGCGGGGTCATGCTGCCGATCCGCGCCGTCGCCGACCTCGTCGCCGAGGTCAACGCCGACCGCGACGAGGACGCCCGCGTCCTGCTCTGCGTCGACGGCGTGCAGGGGTTCGGCGTGGAGGACGTCGACGTGGCGGCCCTGGGCGTCGACTTCTTCATCACCGGCACCCACAAGTGGCTGTTCGGGCCGCGGGGAACCGGTTTCGTCTGGGGCGCGGACCACGCCTGGGCCAGGCTGGACGCCACCATCCCCAGCTTCTCCTTCCCCGCCTTCACCGGCTGGCACACCGCCGAGGCCCCGCGGGGCGAACCGGGCGTGCTGCACACGCCGGGCGGCTACCACTCCTTCGAGAACCGGTGGGCGCTGCCCGTCGCGTTCGAGTTCCACGAGGCGATCGGCCGCGCGCGGATCGCCGAGCGGGTCAAGGTCCAGGCCGCCCAGCTCAAGGAGGGGCTGGCCGGGCTGCCGCACGTCCGGCTGCTGACCCCGCGCGCGGAAGACCTGTCCTCCGGCCTGGTGTGCTGCCGGGTCGACGGCATGCGCGAGGACGAGGTCACCAACCGGCTGCTCACCGAGCACCGCATCTCGGCGGGCGTCTCCCCGCACCGCGACACCTGCGTCCGCCTCGGGCCGAGCATCGTGACGACCCCCGACGAGGTGGACCGCCTCGTGCGGGCCGTGGCGTCGCTGCGCTGA